The following proteins come from a genomic window of Macaca thibetana thibetana isolate TM-01 chromosome 15, ASM2454274v1, whole genome shotgun sequence:
- the BARX1 gene encoding homeobox protein BarH-like 1: MQRPGEPGAARFGPPEGCADHRPHRYRSFMIEEILTEPPGPKGAAPAAAAAAAGELLKFGVQALLAARPFHSHLAVLKAEQAAVFKFPLAPLGCSGLSSALLAAGPGLPGAAGAPHLPLELQLRGKLEAAGPGEPGTKAKKGRRSRTVFTELQLMGLEKRFEKQKYLSTPDRIDLAESLGLSQLQVKTWYQNRRMKWKKIVLQGGGLESPTKPKGRPKKNSIPTSEQLTEQERAKDAEKPAEVPGEPSDRSRED; encoded by the exons ATGCAGCGGCCGGGGGAGCCGGGCGCCGCGCGCTTCGGCCCGCCCGAGGGCTGTGCGGACCACCGGCCGCACCGCTATCGCAGCTTCATGATTGAGGAGATCCTCACGGAGCCACCGGGACCCAAGGGCGCCGCGCCCGCAGCCGCCGCGGCCGCGGCGGGCGAGCTGCTGAAGTTCGGCGTGCAGGCGCTGCTGGCGGCGCGGCCTTTCCACAGCCACCTGG CCGTGCTGAAGGCCGAGCAGGCGGCGGTGTTCAAGTTCCCACTGGCGCCGCTGGGCTGTTCAGGGCTGAGCTCTGCGCTGCTGGCGGCGGGGCCTGGGCTGCCCGGCGCCGCGGGTGCGCCACACCTGCCACTCGAGTTGCAGCTCCGCGGGAAGCTGGAGGCGGCAGGCCCTGGGGAGCCAGGCACCAAGGCCAAGAAGGGGCGTCGGAGCCGCACTGTGTTCACCGAGCTACAGCTGATGGGCCTGGAGAAACGCTTTGAGAAGCAGAAGTACCTTTCCACGCCGGACAG AATAGATCTTGCTGAATCCCTGGGCCTGAGCCAGTTGCAGGTGAAGACGTGGTACCAGAATCGGAGGATGAAGTGGAAGAAAATA GTGCTGCAGGGCGGCGGCCTGGAGTCTCCCACCAAGCCCAAGGGGCGGCCCAAGAAGAACTCAATTCCAACGAGTGAGCAGCTCACTGAGCAGGAGCGCGCCAAGGATGCGGAGAAACCAGCGGAGGTGCCGGGCGAGCCCAGCGACAGGAGCCGCGAGGACTGA